In the Chryseobacterium sp. MYb264 genome, one interval contains:
- the porY gene encoding sensor histidine kinase, protein MKSSLKYYTIKYLIVVLLLIIAVWAALFYAFILDEVYDNVDDGLKNRKIQLIKAVYQDEKLLENTDFAFNEFKIVPVSEAEYNNRNKLYNRTYYMEYDDDDEPYRVLETGFKDQFGGYRKLTIRTSTVEEDELIYDLSIALVVLYFFLVVSILFINGFLLNKAMRPFYKILDKLKKYQFGVASSPIVETYKISEFEELNLEIDEMIERNELAFHQQKQFIENASHELQTPLAIVINKIDLLIQNEDLEEKSLNSFVDVKNDLRRMVAINKSLLMLSKIENSQFNKVEIVNFNEMIDDLLKEYEDFIEFKRIGVNVLKKEEFISDFNPDLANILLSNLLKNAVKYNHEKGNINIIIDKDQIIFQNSGSQKSLDKTKIFNRFYKQSSDHTSTGLGLSIIMSIIKQYPIWRISYEFEGGMHYFIITKKQKPF, encoded by the coding sequence ATGAAGAGTTCATTAAAATATTATACAATAAAATACCTCATTGTTGTCCTGCTGCTTATTATTGCGGTTTGGGCAGCATTGTTTTACGCCTTTATTCTTGATGAAGTGTATGATAATGTGGATGACGGACTGAAAAATCGAAAGATCCAGCTGATTAAAGCGGTTTATCAGGATGAAAAATTGCTGGAAAATACGGATTTTGCTTTTAATGAATTTAAGATCGTTCCGGTTTCCGAAGCTGAATATAATAACCGGAATAAGCTTTATAACCGAACGTATTATATGGAATACGATGACGACGATGAACCTTATAGAGTATTGGAGACGGGTTTTAAAGACCAGTTTGGCGGCTATCGTAAGTTAACCATCCGAACATCAACGGTAGAAGAGGACGAGCTGATTTATGATCTTAGTATTGCTTTGGTCGTATTGTATTTCTTTTTGGTCGTAAGTATTCTATTCATCAACGGATTTTTGCTGAATAAAGCGATGCGTCCGTTTTATAAAATTTTAGACAAGCTTAAAAAGTATCAGTTTGGAGTGGCTTCTTCACCGATTGTAGAAACGTATAAAATTTCTGAATTTGAAGAATTAAATTTAGAAATTGATGAAATGATTGAGCGAAACGAGCTTGCTTTTCATCAACAGAAACAGTTTATAGAAAATGCATCACACGAATTGCAGACCCCTTTAGCCATTGTGATCAATAAAATTGATTTATTGATTCAAAATGAAGATCTGGAAGAAAAAAGCCTGAATTCTTTCGTTGATGTTAAAAATGATCTGCGAAGAATGGTGGCTATTAATAAGTCACTGCTGATGCTTTCCAAGATTGAAAACAGTCAGTTTAATAAAGTTGAGATCGTTAATTTTAATGAAATGATCGATGATCTATTGAAAGAATATGAAGACTTTATTGAGTTTAAACGTATTGGCGTGAATGTTTTGAAAAAAGAAGAATTTATAAGTGATTTTAATCCGGATCTTGCAAATATTCTCTTATCCAATTTGCTTAAAAATGCAGTAAAATATAATCATGAAAAGGGAAATATTAATATCATCATCGATAAAGATCAGATTATTTTCCAAAATAGCGGCTCCCAAAAATCATTAGATAAAACGAAAATTTTCAATCGTTTTTATAAACAGAGCTCAGATCATACGTCTACCGGATTGGGGTTGTCCATTATCATGTCTATCATTAAACAGTACCCCATTTGGAGAATTTCCTATGAATTTGAAGGTGGAATGCATTATTTTATTATTACTAAAAAACAAAAGCCTTTCTAA
- a CDS encoding response regulator transcription factor, with product MKILIIEDEPELKNIVQNFLEAEQFIIEYAEDYSSGLEKIISYEYDCILLDIMLPDGNGIDLLKEIKAMHKKDPVIILSAKDSVDDKVAGLEIGADDYLAKPFHLAELLARIKSVIRRKKQDGENIISYKNIIIHPESRKVLINGEELILNRKEYDLLYYFMIQPQKTLQKTTLAEAIWGDYIDQADSLDFIYSQIKNLRKKLKNAESEADFQAVYGIGYKLI from the coding sequence ATGAAAATTTTAATTATAGAAGATGAACCTGAACTGAAAAATATCGTTCAAAACTTTTTGGAAGCGGAACAATTTATCATTGAATATGCCGAAGATTACAGTTCCGGACTGGAAAAAATCATTTCTTACGAATATGATTGTATTCTTTTAGACATCATGCTTCCCGATGGAAACGGTATCGATTTGCTGAAGGAAATAAAAGCGATGCACAAAAAAGATCCCGTGATTATTTTGTCTGCAAAAGATTCTGTTGATGATAAAGTGGCAGGATTGGAAATTGGTGCGGACGATTATTTAGCAAAACCTTTTCATTTAGCTGAATTACTGGCTAGAATAAAATCGGTGATCAGAAGAAAAAAGCAGGACGGCGAGAATATTATTTCGTACAAAAATATCATTATTCATCCTGAAAGCAGAAAAGTTTTAATCAACGGAGAAGAATTGATTCTGAATCGTAAAGAGTATGATTTGTTGTATTATTTTATGATTCAACCACAGAAGACGTTGCAGAAAACAACGTTGGCGGAAGCGATTTGGGGAGATTATATCGATCAGGCGGATAGTCTAGATTTTATTTATTCTCAAATTAAAAATCTTAGGAAAAAATTGAAAAATGCAGAATCTGAAGCGGACTTTCAGGCAGTTTACGGAATTGGTTACAAATTGATCTGA
- a CDS encoding PepSY-like domain-containing protein, which yields MFNTKNLNKMVNWNIINGNGRRFSSKTIRKNILMYMTKNHQGGLVASIERKYNAYRINLMSGLSLIFDADGRYVKTNA from the coding sequence ATGTTTAACACTAAAAATCTCAACAAAATGGTTAATTGGAATATAATAAACGGAAATGGAAGAAGATTTTCTTCGAAGACGATCAGAAAAAATATTTTAATGTACATGACGAAAAATCATCAGGGTGGTCTGGTGGCTTCCATTGAAAGGAAATACAATGCCTACAGAATCAATCTGATGAGTGGCCTGAGTCTGATTTTTGATGCAGACGGTCGATATGTAAAAACAAATGCCTAA
- a CDS encoding PepSY-like domain-containing protein, translated as MEARSKITIILAVVLILITGCVYGQDRAINPNQLPKTAKNFLFTNFKGTKIGSAIEDREIYGVDEYKVYLANGMKIEFDSRGNWKEVDGKHQKIPYGFIPKSITNYVAKSFPHTSITQVKKERWSYEAELSNGIEVEFDRNGNFTKIDD; from the coding sequence ATGGAAGCAAGAAGCAAAATCACCATTATACTAGCCGTAGTCCTTATTTTAATTACAGGATGCGTTTACGGACAAGACAGAGCAATAAATCCTAATCAGCTGCCCAAAACGGCTAAGAATTTTCTTTTTACAAACTTTAAGGGAACCAAAATCGGTTCAGCCATTGAAGACCGGGAAATTTACGGAGTCGATGAATACAAGGTTTACCTTGCCAATGGAATGAAAATTGAATTTGACAGCCGAGGCAACTGGAAGGAAGTGGACGGAAAGCATCAGAAGATTCCTTACGGTTTTATTCCTAAAAGCATCACAAATTATGTAGCGAAAAGCTTTCCTCATACATCGATCACCCAGGTAAAAAAAGAGAGATGGTCATACGAAGCCGAACTTTCAAATGGAATCGAAGTTGAATTTGACAGAAATGGAAACTTCACAAAAATCGATGATTAA
- a CDS encoding YjjG family noncanonical pyrimidine nucleotidase, with product MKIQHIFFDLDNTLWDHRRNAYLTIKDLFDKEEIALKYNINFDEFHSVYHEINEKLWEDIRDGIIDKEYLRKHRFYDTFKRFNVDDSELAMYFEEHFLDKILNHNELVEGAEYILEYLKAKNYVLHIISNGFKEVTERKCILSGIDKYFQTITSADTVGVRKPRPEIFEYSLNLSDAIKENSILIGDDWVADVTGAQNFGMDVIFFDVFNENPQQEGLKSIKHLLQIKDFL from the coding sequence ATGAAAATTCAGCACATTTTTTTTGATCTCGACAATACACTTTGGGATCACCGCAGAAATGCCTATTTAACAATAAAAGATCTTTTCGATAAAGAAGAAATTGCTTTAAAATATAATATCAATTTTGATGAATTCCATTCTGTTTATCATGAAATTAATGAGAAACTTTGGGAAGATATTCGCGACGGAATCATCGATAAAGAATATCTGAGAAAACATCGTTTTTATGACACTTTCAAGCGTTTTAACGTAGATGATTCGGAATTGGCAATGTATTTTGAAGAGCATTTCTTAGATAAAATTCTTAATCATAATGAACTGGTAGAAGGTGCGGAATATATTTTAGAATATCTTAAAGCTAAAAATTACGTCTTGCACATTATTTCCAACGGATTTAAAGAAGTAACGGAAAGAAAATGTATTTTATCCGGAATTGATAAATATTTTCAAACTATTACCAGTGCCGATACAGTTGGCGTAAGGAAACCGCGACCTGAAATTTTTGAATATTCACTAAACCTTTCTGATGCCATAAAAGAAAACAGTATTTTGATCGGTGATGATTGGGTTGCTGATGTTACCGGTGCACAAAACTTCGGAATGGATGTTATTTTCTTTGATGTCTTCAATGAAAATCCTCAACAGGAAGGATTAAAATCAATTAAACATTTATTGCAGATTAAAGATTTCTTGTAA
- a CDS encoding RNA polymerase sigma factor, with protein sequence MRSKSDSLLISLYQKGDEEALSSLIHRHQRELFTFIFYKINDEDLANDVFQDTFMKIIVMLKEGRYNEEGKFILWAKRIAHNLIIDHFRLKAKNIKVSETTFDTDEYSIFDLIREPSENIEDQLVTNQIQEDLMRMLQFLPPNQQEVIKLRFFDGLSFKEIADHTDMSINTTLGRVRYALINLRKIMDENNIVLTR encoded by the coding sequence ATGAGATCAAAATCGGATAGTTTACTAATTTCCCTTTACCAAAAAGGAGACGAGGAGGCGTTGTCATCGCTTATTCATCGTCATCAGAGAGAACTGTTTACATTCATTTTTTACAAAATTAATGATGAAGACCTAGCGAATGATGTTTTTCAGGATACCTTTATGAAAATCATTGTGATGCTGAAGGAAGGACGCTATAACGAAGAAGGAAAGTTCATTCTTTGGGCAAAAAGAATCGCCCATAACCTTATTATAGACCATTTCAGACTGAAAGCAAAGAATATTAAAGTGTCGGAAACTACCTTCGATACCGATGAGTATTCAATTTTTGACCTGATCAGAGAGCCCTCTGAAAATATTGAAGACCAGTTGGTGACAAACCAGATTCAGGAAGATCTCATGAGAATGCTGCAATTTCTGCCTCCTAACCAGCAGGAAGTGATTAAGTTAAGGTTTTTTGACGGACTGAGTTTCAAAGAAATTGCTGATCATACCGATATGAGTATTAATACTACATTGGGACGGGTTAGATATGCATTGATTAACCTGAGAAAAATCATGGATGAAAATAATATTGTACTCACCAGATAG
- the metK gene encoding methionine adenosyltransferase produces the protein MSYLFTSESVSEGHPDKIADQISDALIDHFLAYDKTSKVACETLVTTGQVVLAGEVKSDAYLDVQTIARDVINGIGYTKGEYMFNGDSCGVISAIHEQSPDINQGVDRAVTDESFEAKANAQGAGDQGMMFGYATNETANYMPLALDLAHTILKELSAIRREDAEIKYLRPDAKSQVTIEYSDDHKPVRIDSIVVSTQHDDFGAEEEMLNKIREDIKNILIPRVVALQTEEIKALFNDQIKYHINPTGKFVIGGPHGDTGLTGRKIIVDTYGGKGAHGGGAFSGKDPSKVDRSAAYATRHIAKNLVAAGVADEVLVQVSYAIGVAEPCGLYINTYGTSKVGLNDGEIAKKVSTIFDLRPYAIEQNLKLRNPIYQDTASYGHMGREHYVADKTFNKGHKNEITLTGLEFFTWEKLDKVDEIKAAFGI, from the coding sequence ATGTCTTACTTATTTACGTCTGAATCTGTTTCAGAAGGACATCCGGATAAAATTGCAGATCAAATTTCCGATGCGTTGATCGATCACTTTTTGGCATACGACAAAACTTCAAAAGTGGCTTGCGAAACTCTTGTTACAACAGGGCAGGTAGTTTTAGCAGGAGAAGTAAAGTCTGATGCTTATCTTGATGTACAAACCATCGCCAGAGATGTTATCAACGGAATTGGGTACACGAAAGGAGAATACATGTTCAATGGTGATTCTTGTGGAGTTATTTCTGCAATTCATGAGCAGTCTCCAGACATCAACCAAGGGGTTGACAGAGCGGTGACAGACGAGTCTTTTGAGGCTAAAGCAAACGCTCAGGGTGCTGGTGATCAAGGGATGATGTTTGGATATGCAACCAACGAAACGGCTAACTATATGCCTTTGGCTTTAGATTTGGCCCATACTATTCTTAAAGAGCTTTCTGCGATCAGAAGAGAAGATGCTGAAATTAAATATCTTCGTCCGGATGCAAAATCTCAGGTTACTATCGAGTATTCTGACGATCACAAACCTGTAAGAATTGATTCTATCGTAGTTTCTACTCAGCACGATGATTTCGGAGCTGAAGAAGAAATGCTTAACAAAATCAGAGAAGACATTAAAAATATTTTGATTCCAAGAGTGGTTGCTTTACAAACTGAGGAGATCAAGGCTTTATTTAATGATCAAATCAAATATCACATCAATCCAACAGGTAAATTTGTCATTGGTGGTCCTCACGGAGATACAGGTCTTACAGGAAGAAAAATCATCGTAGATACTTACGGTGGGAAAGGAGCTCACGGTGGTGGCGCTTTCTCTGGAAAAGATCCTTCAAAAGTAGACAGAAGTGCTGCTTATGCAACAAGACATATTGCTAAAAACTTGGTAGCTGCAGGTGTTGCAGACGAAGTTTTGGTACAGGTTTCTTATGCAATTGGTGTTGCTGAGCCTTGCGGTTTATATATCAATACCTACGGAACTTCAAAAGTAGGTCTTAATGATGGTGAAATCGCTAAGAAAGTTTCTACAATTTTCGATTTGAGACCTTATGCTATTGAGCAAAACTTAAAATTGAGAAACCCTATTTATCAGGATACCGCTTCTTACGGACATATGGGAAGAGAGCATTATGTAGCTGATAAAACATTCAATAAAGGACATAAAAACGAGATTACTTTAACTGGTTTAGAGTTCTTTACTTGGGAAAAACTTGACAAAGTAGACGAAATTAAAGCCGCTTTCGGTATTTAA
- a CDS encoding LysR substrate-binding domain-containing protein yields MNIQQLEYLIAVDKYKHFGKAAQACFITQPTLSAMIQKFEDELDVKVFDRTTHPIRTTDVGLQIIDQAKVIIESVNELKNKANLLNNILGGTINLGIIPTVSSFILPTEIFSFLEQNPKIQMNVKEMTTDSIIKALKAGELDAGIISTPYDTADEFYQDFLFNEELMIYSSDTEANKKNSYVVPEELNVEKVWLLEEGNCLRNQFENICHLKENTLKPKNLDFLASNIQTLVHMVDKVGGISILPELALSQLSEVQKENVFRFKKPFPYREISIIYYKPTFKQKIIDELSHSIKASLEKKLNYNESPKEFVSIKPQ; encoded by the coding sequence ATGAACATTCAGCAATTGGAATACCTTATCGCTGTTGATAAGTACAAACATTTTGGTAAAGCGGCTCAGGCGTGCTTTATTACGCAACCTACGCTTAGTGCAATGATACAGAAATTTGAGGATGAACTGGATGTAAAAGTTTTTGACAGAACAACACATCCGATTCGTACCACGGATGTGGGGCTTCAGATCATCGATCAGGCAAAGGTCATTATAGAATCTGTCAATGAATTAAAAAATAAGGCGAATCTCTTAAATAATATTCTGGGAGGAACCATTAACCTGGGGATTATTCCTACTGTTTCTTCATTTATTCTACCCACGGAAATATTTAGCTTTTTAGAGCAAAATCCGAAAATCCAGATGAATGTGAAAGAAATGACCACAGACAGTATCATCAAAGCATTAAAAGCAGGTGAACTGGATGCAGGCATTATCTCAACGCCTTATGATACGGCTGATGAATTTTATCAGGATTTCTTGTTTAATGAGGAGTTAATGATCTACAGTTCTGATACCGAAGCAAACAAAAAAAATTCTTACGTTGTTCCTGAAGAGCTGAATGTAGAAAAAGTGTGGTTGCTTGAAGAGGGGAATTGCCTGAGAAACCAGTTTGAAAATATCTGCCATTTAAAGGAAAATACACTGAAACCTAAAAACCTTGATTTCCTGGCATCCAATATTCAGACGCTGGTACATATGGTTGATAAAGTAGGAGGAATCAGTATTTTACCGGAATTGGCATTAAGCCAGCTTTCCGAAGTGCAGAAGGAAAATGTTTTCAGATTCAAGAAGCCTTTCCCGTACAGAGAAATCAGTATTATTTACTACAAACCAACATTTAAGCAGAAAATTATTGATGAATTATCACATTCTATTAAGGCTTCATTAGAGAAAAAACTAAATTATAATGAAAGTCCAAAAGAATTTGTAAGCATAAAACCACAATAG
- a CDS encoding catalase codes for MDSKKLTLSNGAPYYEHQDSQTVGPRGPVLLQDFILQENLAHFVRERIPERIVHAKGSGAYGKFTVTHDISKYTKAKLFSQVGNSCRMFARFSTVGGEKGSADTARDPRGFALKFYTEDGNWDLVGNNTPVFFIKDAKKFPDFIHTQKRVPKTNLKSATMMWDFWSLNPESLHQVLILMSDRGTPYGYRHMHGFGSHTFSMINAQNERVWVKFHFKTKQGVKNFSNEDAVKMAGENPDFAQEDLCKAIEEGDFPKWTLFIQVMTEEQARDFRWNPFDITKVWFHDDFPLIEVGEMELNEVPVNYFAHVEQSTFSPSNLINGISFSPDKMLQGRLFSYPDAHRYRVGVNAHHLEVNRCPFEVNNYQRDGYMADSSQYQDKPNYYPNSFDDIKADSSYRNFEYELDSAHVASYNRNENDDDHYTQPGLLYSKAMNAAERENLIKNIIGSMKGIDGPKKDEIINRQLCHFFRANIELGMKVASQLNVNIDANMMNHSK; via the coding sequence ATGGATTCTAAAAAATTAACGTTAAGTAACGGTGCTCCCTATTACGAACATCAGGACTCACAAACCGTTGGCCCCAGAGGTCCGGTTCTGCTTCAGGACTTCATCCTCCAGGAGAACCTTGCCCATTTCGTGAGAGAAAGGATTCCGGAAAGAATTGTTCATGCTAAGGGAAGTGGCGCGTATGGGAAATTCACAGTTACACACGATATATCAAAATATACAAAAGCAAAACTGTTTTCGCAGGTGGGAAATTCATGCAGAATGTTTGCTCGTTTTTCCACTGTTGGTGGTGAAAAAGGAAGTGCGGATACCGCAAGAGACCCCAGAGGTTTTGCCTTAAAATTTTATACTGAAGACGGAAACTGGGATCTGGTAGGAAATAACACCCCTGTTTTCTTTATTAAAGATGCCAAAAAATTCCCAGATTTTATCCATACCCAGAAGAGAGTTCCAAAAACAAATCTGAAAAGCGCAACCATGATGTGGGATTTCTGGAGCTTAAATCCTGAATCTCTTCATCAGGTTCTCATTTTAATGTCCGACAGAGGAACTCCTTACGGTTACAGACATATGCATGGTTTCGGATCTCACACGTTCTCTATGATTAATGCTCAAAATGAACGAGTTTGGGTAAAGTTCCATTTTAAAACAAAACAAGGCGTAAAAAATTTCAGCAATGAAGATGCGGTAAAAATGGCGGGAGAAAATCCCGATTTTGCACAGGAAGATCTTTGCAAAGCTATTGAAGAGGGTGATTTCCCAAAATGGACGCTTTTCATTCAGGTGATGACAGAAGAACAGGCCCGCGATTTCAGATGGAATCCTTTTGATATCACAAAAGTATGGTTCCATGATGATTTCCCTTTGATCGAAGTCGGAGAAATGGAGCTTAATGAAGTTCCTGTGAATTATTTTGCCCATGTAGAGCAATCCACTTTTTCACCGAGCAACTTAATTAACGGAATTAGTTTTTCTCCTGACAAAATGCTTCAGGGACGATTGTTTTCTTATCCCGATGCGCACAGATACAGAGTGGGTGTCAATGCACATCACCTGGAAGTAAACCGCTGTCCGTTTGAGGTTAATAATTACCAAAGAGACGGCTATATGGCAGATTCAAGCCAATATCAGGACAAACCTAATTATTATCCCAACAGTTTTGATGATATCAAGGCTGATTCGTCATACAGAAACTTTGAATATGAATTGGACAGCGCGCATGTTGCCAGCTACAATCGCAATGAAAATGATGACGATCATTATACTCAGCCTGGATTATTATATTCAAAAGCTATGAATGCGGCAGAAAGGGAAAATTTGATCAAAAATATCATCGGCAGCATGAAAGGAATTGACGGGCCGAAGAAAGATGAAATCATAAATCGTCAATTATGTCACTTTTTTAGAGCGAATATAGAGCTTGGCATGAAAGTAGCTTCCCAGTTAAACGTAAATATTGATGCCAATATGATGAATCATTCAAAATAA
- a CDS encoding enoyl-CoA hydratase-related protein, giving the protein MSYENILLHKEDKISIITINRPESLNALNAQTIKELSTAIEELNDDSSCRVVIITGSGEKSFVAGADIKEFTDLGQKEAEELAQKGHHLLFNKIENMNKPVIAAINGFALGGGLELAMACHIRYASENAKLGLPEVTLGLIPGYGGTQRLPKLVGKGIANEMIFSAKMITAQRAKEISLVNEVYPIEELLAKTKELASVITRNSPMAIAKAIHAVNLSDTEKGFDAEIKAFGEVFELDDKKEGVTAFIEKRKPNF; this is encoded by the coding sequence ATGAGTTACGAAAATATATTATTACATAAAGAGGATAAAATATCTATTATTACCATCAACAGACCTGAAAGCCTGAATGCACTTAACGCACAGACTATTAAGGAATTGAGCACAGCCATTGAAGAATTGAATGATGACAGTTCGTGCAGAGTGGTGATCATCACAGGAAGCGGCGAAAAATCTTTCGTTGCAGGTGCTGATATAAAAGAATTTACAGATCTCGGGCAGAAAGAGGCCGAAGAACTAGCCCAAAAGGGGCATCACCTGCTTTTTAATAAAATTGAAAATATGAATAAGCCTGTCATTGCTGCCATTAATGGGTTTGCTTTGGGAGGCGGACTAGAGCTTGCTATGGCATGCCACATCAGATACGCATCGGAAAATGCTAAGTTGGGATTACCGGAAGTTACTTTGGGATTGATTCCCGGGTACGGAGGAACGCAGAGATTACCGAAGCTTGTGGGAAAAGGCATTGCCAATGAAATGATCTTCTCAGCCAAGATGATTACCGCGCAAAGAGCGAAAGAAATCAGCCTGGTGAATGAAGTATACCCTATTGAAGAACTTTTAGCCAAAACCAAAGAGCTGGCCTCTGTGATCACGAGAAATTCGCCAATGGCAATTGCCAAAGCAATACACGCTGTTAATTTATCGGATACAGAAAAAGGCTTCGATGCCGAGATCAAGGCTTTTGGGGAAGTTTTTGAACTTGACGATAAAAAAGAAGGAGTGACTGCTTTCATTGAAAAAAGAAAGCCTAACTTCTAA
- a CDS encoding deoxycytidylate deaminase, translating into MNKFDKAYLKMAQEWAKLSYCKRKQVGALIVKDRMIISDGYNGTPMGFENCCENEEGKTHWYVLHAEANAILKLATSTQSAKGSTLYLTLSPCKECSKLILQAGISRLVYINEYSDDDGISFLRNHHIEIEQISDYELKK; encoded by the coding sequence ATGAATAAGTTTGATAAAGCTTATCTAAAAATGGCTCAGGAATGGGCAAAATTATCCTACTGTAAAAGAAAACAGGTAGGAGCTCTTATCGTGAAAGATAGGATGATTATTTCAGATGGTTACAACGGAACTCCAATGGGATTTGAGAACTGCTGTGAAAATGAAGAAGGCAAAACACACTGGTATGTACTTCATGCAGAAGCCAATGCGATATTAAAACTTGCGACTTCCACACAATCTGCTAAAGGTTCTACCTTATATTTAACATTATCTCCCTGCAAGGAATGCAGTAAGCTGATTCTTCAGGCGGGAATTTCCAGGTTAGTGTATATTAATGAATATTCGGACGATGACGGCATATCGTTCCTGAGAAACCATCATATTGAAATAGAACAAATATCGGACTATGAACTAAAAAAATAA
- the xerD gene encoding site-specific tyrosine recombinase XerD, translated as MTWDEKIKDFEIFLRFERNFSENTLDAYVRDIKKLKEYAVEDLENIGPDSIDYENLQEYIFNLSKQKFSERSQARWISSIKAFFKFLLEDEYREDNPAALLEGPKLGLYLPDTLSLPDINKIIGAIEVDSDLGKRNQCIVEVLYGCGLRVSELIDLKISNINFHENYIKVNGKGNKTRFVPLADYTAELLKNYIEDVRSGNKINKKHEDTLFLNSRGTSMSRVIVFLIIKELTDKAGVSKKISPHTFRHSFATHLLQNGADLRYIQEMLGHSSITTTEIYTHLKTEELRDVILSYHPRNINIA; from the coding sequence ATGACTTGGGATGAAAAGATTAAGGATTTTGAAATTTTTCTCCGATTCGAAAGAAATTTTTCAGAAAACACACTCGACGCTTACGTTCGGGACATCAAAAAATTAAAAGAATACGCTGTCGAAGACCTTGAAAACATAGGTCCGGACTCCATTGATTATGAAAATCTGCAGGAGTATATTTTTAACCTTTCCAAACAGAAATTCAGCGAAAGGTCACAGGCAAGATGGATCTCTTCCATAAAAGCTTTCTTTAAGTTCCTTCTTGAGGACGAGTACCGCGAAGATAATCCGGCTGCTTTGCTTGAAGGCCCTAAATTGGGACTATACCTGCCTGATACGCTGAGCCTGCCTGATATCAATAAAATCATCGGGGCCATCGAGGTAGATTCTGATTTGGGCAAGAGAAACCAATGTATCGTGGAGGTACTTTACGGTTGCGGGCTTCGCGTTTCGGAGCTCATTGATCTAAAGATTTCAAACATTAATTTCCATGAAAATTATATCAAGGTAAACGGAAAAGGAAATAAAACCAGATTCGTTCCTTTGGCAGATTATACTGCGGAATTACTGAAGAACTATATCGAAGATGTACGCTCCGGAAACAAGATCAATAAAAAACATGAAGACACCTTGTTTCTGAACAGCAGAGGAACTTCCATGTCAAGAGTTATCGTCTTCTTAATTATAAAAGAGCTGACCGATAAAGCAGGGGTAAGTAAAAAGATATCTCCACACACGTTCAGACATTCATTTGCCACACATCTTTTGCAAAACGGTGCAGACCTGCGATATATCCAGGAAATGCTTGGCCACTCCAGCATTACTACAACAGAAATCTACACCCATCTGAAAACGGAAGAACTTCGTGATGTAATATTAAGTTACCACCCGAGAAACATTAATATTGCTTAA